A region from the Atribacteraceae bacterium genome encodes:
- a CDS encoding dihydroorotate dehydrogenase: MDLTTRLGPLELRNPIVLASGTAGYGRDLAEWIDLERIGALTVKGLSLFPCPGNPPPRLHETYAGIMNSIGLENKGLHRFLAEDLPFLEGISTRVIVNIWGRTSTEYIRLAASLNRLSRVDAVEVNVSCPNIEKGGISYSADRSQLVSLVEDIRRVLDKPMIVKLGPGTAELRQSVRDLQKADVDILSLTNTFPAVAVDLKEKKTVFPRRMAGLSGPAIKPLALWLLDEVRYSCDLPIIGMGGIMRAEDAVEFLLLGARAVGVGTATLLDPRASIRILEGLQAYIRENGLHGVDDIIGKAR; encoded by the coding sequence ATGGACCTGACTACCCGTCTGGGACCTTTGGAACTTCGTAATCCAATCGTTTTGGCCTCGGGAACCGCCGGGTACGGTCGGGATTTAGCCGAATGGATCGATCTGGAGCGGATCGGTGCTTTGACGGTCAAGGGTTTGAGTCTTTTCCCGTGTCCCGGGAACCCTCCTCCTCGTCTCCACGAAACTTACGCCGGGATTATGAATTCCATCGGGCTGGAAAACAAAGGTCTGCACCGTTTTCTCGCCGAAGATCTCCCCTTTCTTGAGGGTATCTCCACCAGAGTCATTGTCAACATCTGGGGAAGGACCTCCACAGAGTACATCCGGCTGGCTGCGTCTTTGAACCGGTTATCCCGGGTTGATGCGGTAGAGGTGAATGTTTCCTGCCCAAATATCGAAAAAGGGGGGATCAGTTATTCAGCGGATCGCTCCCAGCTTGTGAGCCTCGTCGAGGATATACGCCGGGTTCTCGACAAACCGATGATCGTTAAACTCGGACCGGGTACTGCAGAACTCAGGCAATCCGTCAGGGACCTGCAAAAGGCCGATGTGGACATCCTCAGCCTGACGAATACCTTTCCGGCCGTGGCGGTTGACCTGAAGGAAAAAAAGACGGTTTTCCCCCGGCGCATGGCCGGACTCTCCGGTCCTGCCATCAAACCGCTGGCTCTGTGGCTCCTTGATGAAGTCCGGTATTCGTGTGATCTTCCTATCATCGGGATGGGAGGCATCATGCGGGCTGAAGACGCCGTTGAGTTTCTTCTGCTGGGGGCCCGGGCTGTTGGTGTGGGAACCGCGACTTTGCTTGATCCCCGGGCATCGATCCGCATCCTGGAAGGACTCCAGGCGTATATTCGGGAGAATGGTTTGCATGGCGTTGATGATATTATCGGAAAAGCGAGGTGA
- the pyrE gene encoding orotate phosphoribosyltransferase, protein MTEGDVLEIFRKAGAFLEGHFLLTSGLHSPVYVEKFKLLQYPRYVDLLAGEMIRKCEAGSIDVVVGPAVGGIILAYEVARKLGVRMAFTEREDGRMRFRRDFTLSKNDRILIVEDVVTTGGSLEELLLSVEEIG, encoded by the coding sequence ATGACGGAAGGAGACGTATTGGAAATTTTTCGGAAAGCAGGGGCGTTTCTCGAAGGCCATTTCCTGCTTACCTCCGGATTGCATAGCCCGGTTTACGTGGAAAAATTCAAACTGCTGCAATATCCGCGCTATGTCGATCTCTTGGCTGGGGAAATGATCCGAAAGTGTGAAGCCGGGTCCATCGACGTTGTCGTCGGACCGGCGGTTGGCGGAATTATCCTGGCCTATGAGGTGGCCCGGAAACTGGGTGTGCGTATGGCTTTTACCGAACGGGAAGACGGCCGGATGCGTTTTCGCCGGGATTTTACGCTGTCCAAAAATGACCGGATCCTGATCGTGGAAGATGTCGTGACCACCGGCGGATCCCTGGAAGAACTGCTCTTGAGTGTCGAAGAAATCGGT